From the genome of Xiphophorus hellerii strain 12219 chromosome 11, Xiphophorus_hellerii-4.1, whole genome shotgun sequence, one region includes:
- the abr gene encoding active breakpoint cluster region-related protein isoform X8 — translation MTEILVSDVNLNSMCERLEQQCCVDQNQHNLSSQPQTPVLKRHSNTGAKLWGRVRSKLLRQKLDPQTVQSKNWHMDVIEMNGIKVEFSMKFTSRDLSLKRTPSKKQSGVFGVKINVVTKRERSKVPYIVRQCIEEVEKRGIDEVGIYRISGVATDIQALKLAFDTNTKDILVMLSDMDINAIAGTLKLYFRELPEPLLTDRLYPAFMEGIALSDPAAKENCMMHLLRSLPDPNLMTFLTLLEHLKRVAEKEPVNKMSLHNLGTVFGPTLLRPSESESAKGQHITCASDIWSHDVMAQVQVLLYYLQHPPISFAELKRNTLYFSTDV, via the exons ATGACGGAGATCCTGGTGTCGGATGTAAACTTGAACTCTATGTGCGAGCGTCTGGAGCAGCAGTGCTGcgtggaccagaaccagcacaATCTGTCCAGCCAGCCCCAGACCCCGGTGCTCAAGAGACACTCCAACACGGGGGCCAAGCTATGGGGCCGAGTTCGCAGCAAGCTGCTGAGACAAAAG CTGGACCCTCAGACTGTGCAGTCCAAGAATTGGCACATGGACGTCATCGAGATGAATGGG ATTAAGGTGGAATTTTCCATGAAGTTTACAAGTCGGGACCTCAGCTTGAAGAGAACGCCATCCAAAAAGCAGAGCGGGGTGTTTGGAGTCAAGATCAATGTGGTCACAAA GCGCGAGCGCTCCAAGGTGCCTTACATCGTCCGCCAGTGCATTGAGGAAGTGGAGAAGAGGGGGATTGACGAAGTGGGAATCTACAGGATCTCAGGGGTGGCCACGGACATCCAGGCCCTCAAATTAGCATTCGACACAA ATACCAAAGACATCCTGGTGATGCTGAGTGACATGGACATCAACGCCATCGCAGGAACGCTTAAGCTGTATTTCAGGGAGCTGCCGGAGCCTCTTCTCACAGACCGTCTCTACCCAGCCTTTATGGAGGGCATAG CTCTCTCAGACCCTGCAGCCAAGGAAAACTGCATGATGCACCTTCTGCGCTCTCTGCCCGACCCCAACCTCATGACCTTCCTCACTCTGCTGGAGCACCTGAAAAG GGTGGCTGAGAAGGAGCCCGTCAACAAAATGTCCCTCCATAACCTGGGCACCGTGTTCGGACCCACCCTGCTCCGGCCCTCTGAGTCAGAAAGCGCCAAGGGACAGCACATCACGTGCGCCTCCGACATCTGGTCACATGATGTCATGGCACAG GTCCAGGTGTTGCTCTACTACCTGCAGCATCCTCCGATCTCCTTCGCCGAACTCAAGCGCAACACGCTCTACTTCTCCACTGACGTCTAA
- the LOC116727931 gene encoding mitochondrial import inner membrane translocase subunit Tim22-like: MAASTGAADAAAASHSTGPASSVPSMGSPAIQYSMVLEHLVGEKRPIKDLSPGVMGGLPVPPKSDEQKMIERGMESCAFKSVLACVGGFVLGGAFGVFTAGIDTNVGFDPKDPLRTPTAREVLKDMGQRGMSYAKNFAIVGAMFSCTECIIESHRGKSDWKNAVYSGCVTGGAIGLRAGLKAGVLGCGGFAAFSAAIEYYLR; encoded by the exons ATGGCCGCGTCCACGGGGGCtgcagatgctgctgctgcctcacaCTCTACAGGTCCAGCTTCCTCGGTTCCGAGCATGGGCAGTCCAGCGATCCAGTACAGTATGGTTCTGGAGCACCTGGTAGGGGAGAAGCGGCCCATTAAAGACCTGAGCCCCGGAGTTATGGGGGGTCTGCCGGTGCCTCCGAAAAGCGACGAGCAGAAGATGATAGAGAGGGGAATGGAGAGCTGCGCCTTCAAGTCGGTCCTGGCCTGTGTAGGAG GGTTTGTCCTCGGAGGAGCTTTTGGTGTGTTCACAGCTGGTATCGACACCAATGTCGGCTTCGACCCCAAAGACCCGCTGAGGACCCCGACGGCCCGAGAAGTCCTTAAAGACATGGGCCAGAGGGGCATGTCGTACGCCAAGAACTTTGCTATTGTGGGCGCCATGTTTTCCTGCACTGAGTGCATCATTGAATCA CACAGAGGAAAATCTGACTGGAAGAACGCGGTGTACAGTGGCTGTGTGACCGGAGGAGCCATAGGCCTTCGCG CTGGTCTCAAAGCCGGAGTCCTCGGATGCGGAGGATTTGCTGCGTTCTCTGCTGCCATCGAATATTACTTGCGATGA
- the LOC116728828 gene encoding active breakpoint cluster region-related protein-like, whose product MRVFFFFNTKDILVMLSDMDINAIAGTLKLYFRELPEPLLTDRLYPAFMEGIALSDPAAKENCMMQFCVQKHLLQYLCNVLNLEEKCFSNRFQNVNYIAVQVLLYYLQHPPISFAELKRNTLYFSTDV is encoded by the exons atgagggtttttttcttcttca ATACCAAAGACATCCTGGTGATGCTGAGTGACATGGACATCAACGCCATCGCAGGAACGCTTAAGCTGTATTTCAGGGAGCTGCCGGAGCCTCTTCTCACAGACCGTCTCTACCCAGCCTTTATGGAGGGCATAG CTCTCTCAGACCCTGCAGCCAAGGAAAACTGCATGATGCAGTTTTGTGTTCAAAAACATTTACTCCAATATTTATGCAATGTATTAAACTTGGAAGAGAAATGCTTCTCAAATCGGttccaaaatgtaaattatattgct GTCCAGGTGTTGCTCTACTACCTGCAGCATCCTCCGATCTCCTTCGCCGAACTCAAGCGCAACACGCTCTACTTCTCCACTGACGTCTAA